Proteins encoded within one genomic window of Microbacterium sp. LKL04:
- the cydB gene encoding cytochrome d ubiquinol oxidase subunit II, with protein MDLAYLWFFIVGVFFVGYFVLDGFDFGVGMSLPFLGRDEVSRRQVINTIGPVWDLNETWVIVAGACLFAAFPEWYATLFSGFYLPLLLILLALILRGVSFEYRHQREGLAWKRGFDRMIVIGSVVPALLWGVAFGNIVQGVPIDADKNVTGTLLDLLNPYALCVGITTLLLFFLHGVYFVGLKADGQVKEDAHRLARRAALPTIVFAAATVVWTTLISMERDAPLVAAVIACGVIAALALLASAVANVRHRDGWAFALGAATIVTAVLMLWFALFPYVMPSSTDPANSLTIENASSTDYTLTVMTWAAVIFLPGILAYQAWTYWVFRKRITRVQIEKADAAAAH; from the coding sequence ATGGATCTCGCCTACCTCTGGTTCTTCATCGTCGGGGTGTTCTTCGTCGGCTACTTCGTGCTCGACGGCTTCGACTTCGGCGTCGGGATGAGCCTGCCGTTCCTCGGTCGCGACGAGGTGTCGCGCCGCCAGGTCATCAACACGATCGGTCCCGTGTGGGACCTCAACGAGACCTGGGTCATCGTCGCCGGCGCCTGCCTATTCGCCGCGTTCCCGGAGTGGTACGCCACGCTCTTCAGCGGGTTCTACCTGCCGCTGCTGCTCATCCTGCTCGCCCTGATCCTGCGCGGCGTCTCGTTCGAGTACCGCCATCAGCGCGAGGGACTGGCCTGGAAGCGCGGCTTCGACCGGATGATCGTGATCGGCTCGGTGGTTCCGGCGCTCCTGTGGGGCGTCGCGTTCGGCAACATCGTGCAGGGCGTCCCGATCGACGCCGACAAGAACGTCACCGGCACCCTCCTCGACCTGCTGAATCCGTACGCCCTCTGCGTCGGCATCACGACGCTCCTCCTGTTCTTCCTCCACGGCGTGTACTTCGTCGGACTGAAGGCCGACGGTCAGGTGAAAGAAGACGCCCACCGTCTCGCCCGCCGTGCCGCCCTGCCGACGATCGTCTTCGCGGCGGCGACCGTCGTCTGGACGACGCTCATCTCGATGGAGCGCGACGCTCCCCTGGTGGCTGCCGTCATCGCGTGCGGCGTCATCGCCGCGCTCGCTCTGCTCGCCTCGGCCGTCGCGAACGTCCGCCACCGCGACGGGTGGGCCTTCGCCCTGGGAGCGGCGACCATCGTCACCGCGGTCCTGATGCTCTGGTTCGCCCTCTTCCCCTACGTCATGCCCTCCTCGACCGACCCGGCGAACTCGCTGACGATCGAGAACGCGTCGAGCACCGACTACACGCTGACGGTCATGACCTGGGCGGCGGTCATCTTCCTGCCCGGAATCCTCGCCTACCAGGCCTGGACCTACTGGGTGTTCCGCAAGCGCATCACGCGGGTGCAGATCGAGAAGGCGGATGCCGCGGCCGCTCACTGA
- a CDS encoding serine hydrolase has product MTRGDSSRVPAMLRRTTAFTAVWVTAVLVLTAGPAVAGAAPEPSPTPTASPSPTATTEPSPTPTPTPTPTPEPSPSPSPSPSPSPSPAPAPPAARDSSAAAAAALGEATTPVLPSSVRLTGSTRYTLAAGISKAVYPRGARTVVIVSSQRAADQQLAAYVAGSVGGPMLLVDTGSVPAATASEITRLAPDRIVVMGSRAAVSDAVVSRLSAGRTSVRVDAGTTMSLSQKALVAATPTAETVYLVDVRQLAAAPVAAATAAATGSGFLVVEGARPPSPGALATLRAVGARQIVFMNGTSGLPTSYGNALRSEGFTVARLAGADRAGIADSATAEYPSTTTRGVVTASAEATGFGSPAATALAATTGQPLYFSGERCLSDASAAVLQRRGDKVLVVGPTAQLRAEVETGKGCTAVRTTRQDKLRSSLQSALNRNSSSSYTVTVREVGGLGETVSMGGATRREPASMMKLFAAWGTYKRIERGAGSLSTRLGSGLTVGECLREMIWMSDNFCHTDLVHWIGLSQLNREIAAAGYSRTAYGQVLRGQDVLYAGNRTTSDDLTNLLKRLEEGRLLNATHTRHMLNLMHTQLFRSRLPNGLPASAYQASKPGSLWVSGGLLQADSAVVRSSSSRFVVTVIGAPGASKAGIRDIARTVYSHFNGSFGAAVTHSDLHVRTVRNTPWYRSSAGGTIAGTIPSGTPLQVSDSRRHWYKVHWRGGYAWLYYHHVRTNLRY; this is encoded by the coding sequence ATGACTCGCGGTGACAGTTCCCGTGTTCCCGCGATGCTGCGGCGGACGACAGCCTTCACTGCGGTCTGGGTGACCGCGGTGCTCGTCTTGACGGCCGGTCCCGCCGTGGCGGGTGCGGCGCCCGAGCCTTCGCCGACCCCGACGGCATCCCCTTCGCCGACGGCGACGACCGAGCCGTCGCCGACCCCGACGCCCACGCCCACGCCCACGCCGGAACCCTCGCCCTCGCCCTCGCCGAGCCCGTCGCCGTCGCCCAGCCCGGCTCCCGCCCCTCCGGCCGCCCGCGATTCCTCGGCCGCAGCAGCCGCCGCACTGGGAGAGGCGACGACCCCTGTCCTCCCGTCGTCGGTACGACTCACCGGCAGCACCCGGTACACGCTCGCCGCCGGGATCAGCAAAGCGGTCTACCCCCGGGGTGCGCGCACGGTCGTCATCGTCTCGTCCCAGCGCGCTGCCGATCAGCAGCTCGCGGCCTACGTCGCGGGCTCGGTCGGTGGACCGATGCTGCTCGTGGACACCGGGTCGGTCCCCGCCGCGACGGCGTCGGAGATCACTCGTCTCGCGCCGGATCGGATCGTCGTGATGGGCTCGCGCGCTGCCGTCTCGGATGCCGTCGTGAGCCGGCTCTCGGCCGGGCGCACCTCGGTGCGCGTCGACGCGGGCACGACCATGTCGCTGTCGCAGAAGGCACTCGTCGCGGCCACCCCCACCGCGGAGACCGTCTACCTCGTCGACGTGCGCCAGCTCGCTGCGGCACCGGTGGCGGCCGCGACTGCCGCGGCCACCGGTAGCGGATTCCTCGTGGTCGAAGGTGCGCGGCCGCCGTCGCCCGGCGCACTCGCCACGCTGCGCGCCGTCGGTGCACGACAGATCGTCTTCATGAACGGGACGTCGGGGCTCCCCACGTCCTACGGCAACGCGTTGCGCAGCGAGGGGTTCACCGTCGCGAGGCTCGCCGGCGCCGACCGCGCCGGCATCGCCGACTCCGCGACCGCCGAATACCCCTCGACGACGACCCGCGGGGTGGTCACCGCTTCCGCCGAGGCGACCGGATTCGGCTCACCCGCCGCGACCGCACTCGCTGCCACGACGGGGCAGCCGCTCTACTTCAGCGGCGAGCGCTGCCTGTCGGATGCCTCCGCCGCGGTGCTCCAGCGACGGGGCGACAAAGTCCTCGTCGTCGGTCCGACGGCGCAACTGCGCGCCGAGGTCGAGACGGGCAAGGGGTGCACCGCCGTGCGCACCACCCGGCAGGACAAGCTGCGCTCCTCGCTGCAGTCCGCGCTGAACCGGAACTCCTCCTCGTCGTACACGGTGACCGTTCGCGAGGTCGGCGGTCTCGGCGAGACCGTGAGCATGGGCGGCGCGACGCGCCGCGAGCCCGCCAGCATGATGAAGCTCTTCGCCGCGTGGGGAACGTACAAGCGGATCGAGCGGGGTGCGGGTTCGCTGTCCACGCGGCTCGGGTCGGGTCTCACAGTGGGTGAGTGCCTGCGCGAGATGATCTGGATGTCCGACAACTTCTGCCACACCGACCTCGTGCACTGGATCGGCCTGTCGCAGTTGAACAGGGAGATCGCGGCCGCAGGGTACTCCCGGACCGCATACGGGCAGGTCCTGCGCGGGCAGGACGTGCTGTACGCGGGCAACCGCACGACCTCCGACGACCTCACGAACCTGCTCAAGCGGCTGGAGGAGGGGCGTCTGCTGAACGCCACGCACACCCGGCACATGCTCAACCTGATGCACACCCAGCTCTTCCGCTCGCGACTGCCGAACGGCCTGCCGGCCTCTGCGTACCAGGCGTCCAAGCCCGGATCGTTGTGGGTGTCGGGTGGGTTGCTGCAGGCGGACTCGGCCGTGGTCCGCAGCTCGTCGAGTCGGTTCGTGGTCACCGTCATCGGCGCCCCCGGAGCGTCGAAGGCCGGCATCCGGGACATCGCGCGAACCGTGTACTCGCACTTCAACGGGTCGTTCGGAGCGGCCGTGACCCATTCCGACCTTCACGTGCGCACCGTGCGGAACACCCCGTGGTACCGCAGCTCGGCCGGGGGCACCATCGCCGGCACCATTCCGTCGGGAACGCCACTGCAGGTGTCGGACTCCCGACGCCACTGGTACAAGGTGCACTGGCGGGGCGGTTACGCGTGGCTGTACTACCACCACGTCCGCACCAACCTGCGTTACTGA
- a CDS encoding ABC transporter substrate-binding protein, with translation MSPRSRLVLASAAGMIALALAGCTAATAPEPAGASAASGTRSVEHARGATDVPEEPARVVTLEPLELDTAVAVGITPVGAAVAGNVTSIPAYLGAEDVTPVGTVPEPDLEAIAALKPDLILGTESRHSELFEQLTAIAPTVFIASQADPWRENASLIGEALGREDEVAELLTGVDDECARIRDEYDVAGQTVQLIRPRDETTLSLYGPVSFAGSLLECVGFSIPDQEWEDGLQADLSPENVASARADHVFVTAADVADRSAIPAAVATAFPDATLVETSTWVSGVGPKGAAAVLGDIERYLSANR, from the coding sequence ATGTCCCCTCGTTCACGACTGGTCCTCGCCTCCGCCGCCGGCATGATCGCGCTCGCCCTGGCGGGCTGCACCGCCGCCACCGCGCCCGAGCCCGCCGGGGCCTCGGCGGCCTCTGGAACGCGGTCCGTCGAGCACGCCCGCGGCGCGACGGACGTACCCGAGGAGCCCGCCCGTGTCGTGACGCTCGAGCCCCTGGAGCTCGACACCGCGGTGGCGGTCGGCATCACCCCGGTCGGTGCCGCCGTCGCAGGCAATGTGACCTCGATCCCCGCGTACCTCGGTGCCGAGGACGTCACCCCCGTCGGAACCGTCCCCGAGCCGGATCTCGAGGCGATCGCGGCGCTGAAGCCCGATCTGATCCTCGGCACAGAGTCCCGGCACTCGGAGCTCTTCGAGCAGCTGACCGCCATCGCGCCGACCGTCTTCATCGCCTCGCAGGCCGATCCCTGGCGCGAGAACGCGTCGCTCATCGGCGAGGCGCTGGGGCGCGAGGACGAGGTCGCCGAGCTCCTCACCGGCGTCGACGACGAGTGCGCCCGCATCCGCGACGAGTACGACGTCGCCGGTCAGACGGTGCAGCTCATCCGGCCCCGCGACGAGACCACGCTGAGCCTGTACGGCCCGGTGTCGTTCGCCGGCAGCCTGCTCGAGTGCGTGGGCTTCAGCATCCCCGACCAGGAGTGGGAGGACGGCCTGCAGGCGGACCTGTCGCCCGAGAACGTCGCATCCGCGAGGGCCGACCACGTGTTCGTCACGGCGGCCGACGTCGCCGACCGTTCCGCGATCCCCGCCGCCGTCGCGACCGCTTTCCCCGACGCCACGCTGGTCGAAACGAGCACCTGGGTGTCCGGAGTCGGCCCGAAGGGTGCTGCCGCCGTCCTCGGTGACATCGAGCGGTACCTCTCCGCGAACCGGTGA
- the cydD gene encoding thiol reductant ABC exporter subunit CydD, which produces MPDEATPRQPPVDPRLWRYATASRSFFVAIALLSLLQTAAIIGFAFFTTRAIVDAIAGADIAGTLVALAGVVLARSVLSLLRERVAARASARVESQLREAVLDGVARLGPGWTATRSTSHLALVAGRGLDALEPYVGRYLPQLVQTVIATPIIVAVMWSADAISGLTVLLTLPLIPIFMILIGLATRSVQRRQWDTLARLATRFSDTVQGLSTLTVFGRQRRAADAIERVTDDYRRETMTVLRVSFLSGFALEFLASISVAIVAVAIGFRLIDGSLTLSVGLFVLLLAPDAFLPLRQVGVQFHASSEGVAATRDVFAVLDEAAAASAAPAPGAAPTRPDHTLRVLDVRVRDLPPVTLDARSGEIVLIEGPSGAGKSSLVQALLGFAPTTGRIEFDDAPVASLAPSSWLGWAGQRAGLAAGTIAQNIRLGDDDMPAETVREALGLVGLGDLDPDRMLGVQGAGLSGGQAQRVAVARALARHLRGHAPVLALDEPSAALDAAAESHLWRSLRQVADAGALILLVSHRESARAIADRVVRLSAAEVAA; this is translated from the coding sequence ATGCCAGATGAGGCCACGCCGAGGCAGCCACCGGTCGACCCGCGGCTGTGGCGGTACGCGACGGCATCCCGCTCGTTCTTCGTCGCCATCGCGCTGCTGTCACTCCTGCAGACGGCGGCGATCATCGGCTTCGCCTTCTTCACGACCCGCGCGATCGTGGATGCGATCGCCGGGGCCGATATCGCGGGGACCCTCGTCGCCCTGGCCGGTGTGGTGCTCGCCCGGTCCGTCCTGTCGCTCCTGCGCGAGCGGGTCGCGGCCCGGGCGTCCGCCCGGGTCGAGTCGCAACTGAGGGAGGCGGTGCTCGACGGCGTCGCCCGGCTGGGCCCGGGTTGGACCGCGACGCGCAGCACGTCGCACCTCGCGCTCGTCGCGGGTCGGGGACTCGACGCGCTCGAACCGTACGTCGGCCGGTACCTGCCGCAGCTCGTGCAGACCGTGATCGCGACGCCGATCATCGTCGCGGTGATGTGGTCCGCCGATGCGATCTCGGGGCTCACGGTGCTCCTCACCCTCCCCCTCATCCCGATCTTCATGATCCTCATCGGCCTCGCGACGCGCTCCGTGCAGCGACGGCAGTGGGACACCCTCGCCCGGCTCGCGACACGGTTCTCCGACACCGTCCAGGGGCTGTCGACGCTCACGGTGTTCGGCCGTCAGCGTCGCGCTGCCGACGCGATCGAGCGGGTCACCGACGACTACCGCCGCGAGACGATGACGGTGCTGCGCGTGTCGTTCCTCTCGGGTTTCGCGCTGGAGTTCCTCGCCTCGATCTCGGTCGCGATCGTCGCGGTTGCCATCGGGTTCCGTCTGATCGACGGCTCGCTGACGTTGAGCGTGGGCCTGTTCGTCCTCCTCCTCGCGCCCGACGCCTTCCTGCCCCTGCGGCAGGTCGGCGTGCAGTTCCACGCCTCGAGCGAGGGTGTCGCGGCGACGCGGGACGTCTTCGCCGTGCTCGACGAGGCGGCCGCGGCATCCGCTGCTCCTGCGCCGGGAGCCGCGCCGACGAGGCCGGATCACACGCTGCGAGTGCTGGACGTGCGCGTACGCGACCTGCCGCCCGTGACCCTGGACGCGCGCTCGGGGGAGATCGTGCTGATCGAGGGGCCGAGTGGGGCCGGCAAATCGAGTCTCGTGCAGGCACTGCTCGGGTTCGCGCCCACGACGGGTCGCATCGAGTTCGACGACGCCCCGGTCGCCTCCCTGGCACCGTCGTCGTGGCTCGGGTGGGCGGGCCAGCGCGCGGGTCTGGCCGCCGGCACCATCGCGCAGAACATCCGCCTCGGCGACGACGACATGCCCGCCGAAACGGTTCGCGAGGCCCTCGGGCTCGTGGGTCTCGGCGACCTCGATCCCGACCGGATGCTCGGGGTGCAGGGGGCGGGACTGTCAGGGGGTCAGGCCCAGCGCGTCGCCGTCGCCCGAGCGCTCGCCCGCCACCTGCGCGGCCACGCTCCCGTGCTCGCGCTCGACGAGCCGTCTGCCGCTCTCGACGCCGCCGCCGAGAGCCATCTGTGGCGCTCGCTGCGTCAGGTGGCGGATGCCGGGGCGCTGATCCTCCTGGTCTCGCACCGCGAGAGCGCCCGGGCCATCGCCGACCGCGTCGTGCGCCTGAGCGCGGCGGAGGTGGCCGCGTGA
- a CDS encoding helix-turn-helix transcriptional regulator, which yields MTARRPTAYNAISTSSRVEILHLLQTTPQQTVGELVKATKLHPNTVREHLQRLIERGFVATEIEKRTVRGRPRVFYRAVDGVSVSSPEHRRKVQAAVERGDLMRRVMPDTAGSLTGEEQHQLDALVEQLLDGGFDPEIDEDGLTIDLTPCVHAADQADNRETLCDVHLGLMQGALSEAGGPLAVDGMRSSCDPQQCVIQLLRRRPEA from the coding sequence ATGACGGCCCGGCGCCCGACGGCCTACAACGCCATCTCCACGTCCTCGCGAGTGGAGATCCTCCACTTGCTGCAGACGACCCCGCAGCAGACCGTCGGCGAGCTCGTGAAGGCGACGAAGCTCCACCCCAATACCGTCCGCGAGCACCTGCAGCGCCTCATCGAACGCGGATTCGTCGCGACCGAGATCGAGAAGCGGACCGTTCGGGGCCGCCCACGCGTCTTCTACCGCGCGGTCGACGGGGTCAGCGTGTCGAGTCCCGAGCATCGGCGCAAGGTCCAGGCCGCCGTCGAACGGGGCGACCTCATGCGTCGCGTCATGCCGGATACGGCCGGATCGCTCACCGGAGAAGAGCAGCACCAACTCGACGCCCTCGTCGAACAGCTCCTGGACGGCGGGTTCGACCCGGAGATCGACGAGGACGGCCTCACGATCGACCTCACGCCCTGCGTGCACGCCGCCGACCAGGCCGACAACCGCGAGACGCTCTGCGATGTTCACCTGGGGCTGATGCAGGGCGCTCTCAGCGAGGCAGGCGGGCCGCTCGCCGTCGATGGGATGCGCTCGTCGTGCGATCCGCAGCAGTGCGTCATCCAGCTGCTCCGCCGTCGCCCCGAGGCCTGA
- a CDS encoding cytochrome ubiquinol oxidase subunit I gives MDFLDPLILARLQFGLTTLYHYLFVPLTLGMALTVAIFQTIWHRTGDVKWLHLTRLFGKIFLINFAMGVVTGIVQEFQFGMNWSDYSRFVGDVFGAPLAFEGLMAFFFEATFIGLWIFGWDKLPRRIHLLTIWATAFGSILSAYFILTANAFMQNPIGYQLNPETGRAELKNFFELLTNPVALAAFPHTIFSAFMFAAAVIIAVAAWHLRRGQHVETMRPALRYGMWFMIISFAGTAISGDQLGLVMVETQPMKMAAAEALWNSACGADASFSIFSIGTPDGTAEVWSLRVPYLLSFLSTHTLDGCVEGLNDLQSEYTAQYGAGIDYMPEIWVTYWSFRWMMGFGGIATLISVAGLWVTRRKATRPVAGWMWRVAIWSAPLPLFGSLVGWIFTEMGRQPWIVFGLMHTSDGVSPNVPAWTVLISLIAFTAIYAALAVVEFRLILKAAQKGPDPLPGPDDPDPRDLPVDQTPSTVY, from the coding sequence GTGGACTTTCTGGACCCGCTCATCCTGGCTCGCCTGCAGTTCGGACTGACGACGCTCTACCACTACCTGTTCGTGCCGTTGACGCTCGGCATGGCGCTCACCGTCGCGATCTTCCAGACGATCTGGCACCGCACCGGCGACGTGAAATGGCTGCATCTCACCCGCCTGTTCGGCAAGATCTTCCTGATCAACTTCGCGATGGGCGTGGTCACCGGCATCGTGCAGGAGTTCCAGTTCGGCATGAACTGGTCGGACTACTCCCGCTTCGTCGGCGACGTGTTCGGCGCTCCGCTCGCCTTCGAAGGGCTCATGGCCTTCTTCTTCGAGGCGACCTTCATCGGATTGTGGATCTTCGGGTGGGACAAGCTGCCCCGCCGCATCCATCTGCTCACCATCTGGGCCACCGCGTTCGGGTCGATCCTGTCGGCCTACTTCATCCTCACCGCCAACGCGTTCATGCAGAACCCGATCGGGTACCAGCTGAATCCCGAGACCGGCCGGGCGGAACTGAAGAACTTCTTCGAGCTCCTCACCAATCCGGTGGCGCTCGCCGCCTTCCCGCACACGATCTTCTCGGCGTTCATGTTCGCCGCCGCCGTCATCATCGCCGTCGCCGCGTGGCACCTCCGCCGCGGCCAGCACGTCGAGACAATGCGGCCTGCACTCCGCTACGGCATGTGGTTCATGATCATCTCCTTCGCCGGCACCGCGATCAGCGGCGACCAGCTGGGACTCGTCATGGTCGAGACCCAGCCTATGAAGATGGCCGCCGCCGAGGCGCTGTGGAACAGTGCCTGCGGCGCCGACGCGTCCTTCTCGATCTTCTCCATCGGCACCCCGGACGGCACCGCCGAGGTCTGGTCGCTCCGCGTCCCCTACTTGCTCTCGTTCCTCTCCACGCACACGCTCGACGGCTGCGTCGAAGGCCTCAACGACCTGCAGTCCGAGTACACCGCGCAGTACGGCGCCGGCATCGACTACATGCCCGAGATCTGGGTCACCTACTGGTCGTTCCGCTGGATGATGGGCTTCGGTGGCATCGCCACCCTCATCTCGGTCGCCGGCCTCTGGGTCACCCGCAGGAAGGCGACGCGTCCCGTCGCCGGGTGGATGTGGCGCGTCGCCATCTGGTCCGCACCGCTCCCGCTGTTCGGCAGCCTCGTCGGCTGGATCTTCACCGAGATGGGCCGCCAGCCCTGGATCGTCTTCGGCCTCATGCACACCTCCGACGGCGTCTCGCCCAACGTCCCCGCCTGGACCGTGCTCATCTCCCTGATCGCCTTCACCGCGATCTACGCGGCGCTCGCCGTCGTCGAGTTCCGCCTCATCCTGAAAGCCGCGCAGAAGGGCCCGGATCCCCTGCCCGGTCCCGATGACCCCGACCCTCGGGACCTGCCGGTCGATCAGACCCCCTCGACGGTCTACTAG
- a CDS encoding DUF427 domain-containing protein: MRHPTPDPVGPGQESVWDYPRPPRVEPVPGTVTITLGGERIASTTGALRVLETSHPPVYYLPIADFVPGALTRAQGASFCEFKGAARYLDVHGGGRTVPGAAWNYPSPEPGYEELADRVAVYAQEMDECTVAGEVVTPQPGRFYGGWITSQVAGPFKGAPGSMGW, from the coding sequence ATGCGGCATCCCACACCCGACCCGGTCGGACCGGGACAGGAGAGCGTCTGGGACTATCCCCGGCCCCCTCGCGTCGAACCCGTCCCGGGCACCGTGACGATCACCCTCGGCGGAGAGCGCATCGCCTCGACGACCGGAGCCCTGCGGGTCCTGGAGACGAGCCACCCACCGGTCTACTACCTGCCGATCGCGGACTTCGTGCCCGGCGCACTGACTCGGGCGCAGGGAGCATCGTTCTGCGAGTTCAAGGGCGCCGCGCGGTACCTCGACGTCCACGGCGGCGGACGCACTGTGCCCGGCGCGGCATGGAACTACCCGAGCCCCGAGCCGGGATACGAGGAGCTCGCCGACCGCGTGGCGGTCTACGCACAGGAGATGGACGAGTGCACGGTCGCGGGCGAGGTCGTCACCCCGCAACCGGGTCGGTTCTACGGCGGGTGGATCACGTCTCAGGTGGCCGGGCCGTTCAAGGGTGCCCCGGGTTCGATGGGGTGGTGA
- the cydC gene encoding thiol reductant ABC exporter subunit CydC has protein sequence MTTTSEVLRDAIPTPRRFWRALASGFLSEASAVALLAVSAWLIVRASEQPLVMYVTLAVVGVRAFALSRAFFRYTERLSSHDAVLRQLARTRTGLVRRLLPHAPAGLTSSSRGDASAALVDDVDDLQDLPLRVILPLVSSATVAAGSVILVALVWWPAALTLLGCLVGAALAALAWGWAAGARAERSIAPLRARLRDVVLDHLSRLDVLVAFGAEDASRAAVRKADAALRRAVLRRAGAQAGTAALVSLAAGGATVAALLVAAPAAGGGGLSGPALGVAVLVPMAVFEVFTAVPLAASAWRHVRAAASRVAKVVPATVPAEIPAQGTSTGEAPSLGDGLRLRGVDVRWPGATEAALTGVDLDVRPGERLHIVGASGAGKSTLAHALVRFLAVSGEYSIGGRPVDEIAPDDLRLTVGLCEQHPMLFDEDIRQNLLFARDTATDAELEAVLGRVGLGDWLRARGGLDARVGERGALVSGGQAQRISLARALLRGFPVLILDEPTAGVDPEAADALLTDLLEAVDGSHAVVLISHAAVPASLVDRTVRVAGGRLTNP, from the coding sequence GTGACGACCACGAGCGAGGTGCTGCGCGACGCGATTCCGACACCGCGGCGGTTCTGGCGGGCGCTCGCGTCGGGGTTCCTGTCCGAAGCATCGGCCGTCGCGCTCCTCGCGGTGAGCGCGTGGCTGATCGTCCGCGCCTCGGAACAGCCGCTCGTCATGTACGTCACGCTGGCGGTCGTGGGCGTTCGCGCCTTCGCCCTCTCGCGGGCCTTCTTCCGCTACACCGAGCGCCTGTCGAGTCACGACGCCGTCCTCCGACAGCTCGCCCGAACGCGTACCGGCCTCGTGCGACGGCTGCTCCCGCACGCCCCCGCCGGTCTCACCTCGTCCTCCCGCGGTGACGCCTCCGCCGCGCTCGTCGACGACGTCGACGACCTGCAGGATCTGCCTCTCCGCGTGATCCTGCCGCTCGTGTCGTCCGCCACCGTGGCGGCGGGATCGGTCATCCTCGTCGCCCTCGTATGGTGGCCGGCCGCCCTCACGCTGCTGGGGTGCCTCGTCGGCGCCGCGCTCGCGGCGCTCGCGTGGGGCTGGGCGGCGGGCGCCCGTGCCGAGCGGTCGATCGCCCCCCTGCGCGCCCGGCTCCGCGACGTCGTCCTCGACCACCTCTCCCGCCTCGACGTGCTCGTCGCCTTCGGCGCGGAAGACGCCTCGCGCGCCGCGGTCCGGAAGGCGGATGCCGCCCTCCGCCGCGCGGTCCTGCGGCGGGCGGGCGCCCAGGCGGGCACGGCGGCGCTCGTCTCGCTCGCCGCGGGCGGCGCGACGGTCGCCGCCCTCCTCGTCGCCGCTCCCGCCGCGGGGGGCGGCGGCCTCTCCGGCCCGGCGCTCGGCGTGGCGGTTCTCGTTCCGATGGCGGTGTTCGAGGTGTTCACGGCCGTTCCGCTCGCCGCATCCGCATGGCGGCACGTGCGGGCCGCGGCATCCCGTGTCGCGAAGGTCGTCCCGGCGACGGTGCCCGCCGAGATCCCGGCACAGGGAACGTCGACGGGCGAGGCCCCGTCGCTGGGCGACGGGCTCCGGCTGCGCGGCGTCGACGTCCGCTGGCCGGGCGCGACCGAGGCCGCGCTCACGGGCGTCGACCTCGACGTCCGCCCCGGCGAGCGCCTCCACATCGTCGGCGCGAGCGGCGCCGGCAAGTCGACGCTCGCCCACGCCCTCGTGAGGTTCCTGGCCGTCAGCGGCGAGTACTCGATCGGCGGAAGACCGGTGGACGAGATCGCGCCCGACGACCTGCGCCTGACCGTGGGACTGTGCGAGCAGCATCCGATGCTCTTCGACGAGGACATCCGGCAGAACCTGCTCTTCGCTCGCGACACCGCAACCGACGCGGAGCTCGAGGCTGTGCTGGGGCGGGTCGGGCTCGGTGACTGGCTTCGCGCGCGTGGCGGACTCGATGCCCGGGTCGGCGAGCGCGGCGCCCTCGTGTCGGGCGGTCAAGCCCAGCGCATCTCGCTCGCGCGGGCGCTTCTGCGCGGGTTCCCCGTCCTGATCCTGGACGAGCCGACCGCGGGGGTGGACCCTGAAGCGGCCGATGCGCTCCTCACCGATCTGCTGGAAGCCGTCGACGGGTCGCACGCGGTCGTGCTCATCTCGCACGCCGCGGTCCCGGCATCCCTCGTCGACCGCACGGTGCGGGTCGCCGGCGGACGGCTGACGAACCCCTGA
- a CDS encoding HAD-IIA family hydrolase encodes MRTRADIECWLTDMDGVLVHENTPIPGAAELLEQWRDDGTPFLVLTNNSIFTPRDLSARLRASGLVVPEESIWTSALATADFLASQKPGGTAFVIGEAGLTTALHEAGFIMTETSPDYVVVGETRNYSFEAITKAIRFIGAGSRFIATNPDATGPSMQGVLPATGAISALITKATGKEPYVVGKPNPMMFRSALNRIGAHSENTGMIGDRMDTDVVAGIEAGLHTVLVLTGISDAAEIERYPFRPDEILSSVADLVREEPLESDSPDVQPSLGL; translated from the coding sequence ATGCGGACCCGCGCGGACATCGAGTGCTGGCTCACCGATATGGACGGTGTCCTCGTCCACGAGAACACGCCGATCCCCGGCGCTGCGGAGCTCCTCGAGCAATGGCGCGACGACGGCACCCCGTTCCTCGTCCTCACCAACAACTCGATCTTCACGCCGCGCGACCTCAGCGCGAGGCTCCGCGCGTCGGGGCTCGTGGTGCCCGAGGAGTCGATCTGGACGTCGGCGCTGGCCACCGCGGACTTCCTCGCCTCGCAGAAGCCGGGCGGCACGGCCTTCGTCATCGGCGAAGCCGGCCTCACGACCGCACTGCACGAGGCCGGTTTCATCATGACCGAGACGAGCCCCGACTACGTCGTCGTCGGCGAGACGCGGAACTACTCGTTCGAGGCCATCACCAAGGCGATCAGGTTCATCGGCGCCGGGTCGCGCTTCATCGCCACGAACCCCGACGCCACCGGTCCCTCCATGCAGGGCGTCCTCCCCGCGACCGGAGCGATCTCCGCGCTCATCACGAAGGCGACGGGCAAGGAGCCCTATGTCGTCGGAAAACCCAACCCCATGATGTTCCGATCGGCGCTCAACCGCATCGGCGCCCATTCCGAGAACACCGGGATGATCGGCGACCGCATGGACACCGACGTCGTCGCCGGCATCGAGGCAGGGCTCCACACCGTGCTGGTGCTCACCGGCATCAGCGACGCCGCGGAGATCGAGCGCTACCCGTTCCGACCCGACGAGATCCTGAGCTCCGTCGCCGACCTCGTCCGCGAGGAGCCCCTCGAGAGCGACTCGCCGGACGTGCAGCCTTCGCTCGGGCTCTGA